Below is a genomic region from Magnetospirillum sp. 15-1.
CTGGCCCAGTTCATCGCCGACGGTCGCATGGACGCCGATCTGATGGACGTGGAGGGCGAGCATACCGTGCTGTCGGTGCTGCACGGCGCTGTCCTGGCCGGGGCGCGGACCTATTCCGCCACCTCGGCGCAGGGTTTGGCCTTCATGTTCGAGCCCTATTTCCGCACGCCGGGCCTGCGCCTGCCCATGGTGGTGTCGCTGGTTACCCGCGATGCCGTGTCGCCCACCTGCGTGTGGGGCGGCCAGCAGGACGCCATGACCGTCAAGGAAGTGGGCTGGATTCACATGTACTGCGAGACCCAGCAGGAAATCCTCGACACCATTCCCATCGCCTACAAGGTGGCCGAGCATCCCGACGTGATGCTGCCGGTCAACGTCAACCATGACGGCAACTATCTGTCCTACGGCGTGGCACGGGTGGAATTGCCCGAGCAATCGGTGGTGGATGCCTTCCTGGGTGAGAAGCAGGTCAACTGGCACGCCTGCCTGGACCCCGAGCGCCCCATGGCGGTGGACCCGCTGACCGGCGGTGCCGGCGGCATCGGGCCGTCCATGTTCGTCAAGTACCGCAAGGGACTGTGCTCGGGCATGCAGACCGCCCTGCAGGTCATCGAGGACGCTCATGCCGATTGGGGCAAGCGTACCGGCCGCTACTGGTCGCCGTTGATCGAGGAATATTGCATGGAGGACGCCGAGGTGGCGCTGGTCACCATCGGCTCCATGACCGGCGCCGCCAAGGACGCGGTGGACGAGGCCCGTCTGGGCGGCAAGAAGATCGGTCTGGTCAAGATCAAGACCTTCCGCCCGTTCCCCGCCGCCCGCATCGCCCAGGCGCTGTCCAAGGTGAAGGCCATCGGCGTGGTCGACCGTTCGGTCAACTTCGGCTGGAACTGCGGTCCGGCGTTCCAGGAAGTCCTGGCCGCGCTGTACGCCCTGCCGGTGCGCATTCCGATGATGAGCTTCATCGGCGGTCTGGCCGGCGCCGACATCACCGTCGAGCATTTCGCCGGCGTGGTGGACCGTACCTTCCGTCTGGCCGGGGGCGAAATGGCCACCGGTCCCGTGTGGCTGAACGAGAACGATTGAGGTCGATGATGCCCGAGGCCAAATACCTTCTCGTCGGCTCCAGCCACGCTGCGCTGGAGGCGCTCCGCGCCATCCGTCTGGTCGATCCCGACGGCTCCATGGCCATGCTGACCCGCGACGAGCGGCTGCCCTATTCGCCCACCATCCTGCCCTACGTGGTGTCGGGCCGGTCCGGCTCGGACAAGGTGCTGCTGCGCGATGCCGCCTTCTTCGAGGCCAATAACTGCACCTATGTGCCCAACGCCCGCGCCGTGTCCCTGGACCCCAAGGCCAAGGCGGTGACCCTGGCCAGCGGCGAGGTCTGGCGCTATCAGTCCCTGCTGATCGCCTCGGGCGCCGCTCCGGCCATTCCGCCGGTCAAGGGGCTGGATGGCGTGAAGTACCACGTGCTCCGTACCCTGGCCGATGCCGAGGGCCTGCGCGGTGCCATGCGGGGCGCCAAGCGCGCCGTGGTGCTGGGGGCTGGTCTGGTCGGACTGCATGCCGCCGAGAACCTGGCCGAGGCCGGTCTCTCGGTTACGGTGGTGGAGATGCAGGACCACGTTCTGCCGGGCTATTTCGACGCCAAGGCCTCGACCCGTATCGAAGAGGCCTTCACCAAGCACGGCGTCGAGCTCAAGCTGCGCCGCAAGGTGGTCGAGGTTTCCGGCCCCGCGGCCCGCGTTACCCTGGATGACGGCAGCGTTCTCGAGGCCGACCTGCTGCTGGTCGCCACCGGCGTTCGCCCGGTGACCGACTGGCTGGAGGGCTCGGGTGTCGCCGTGGACAAGGGCGTGGTGGTCGACGAGATCATGCGCACCAACATCGACGGCATCTGGGCGGCGGGCGACGTGGCCCAGGCCACCGATTTCGCCAGCGGCAAGCCGGCGCTGATCGGCATCATTCCGACCGCGGTGGAGCAGGGCAAGATCGCCGGCCAGGGCATGGCCGGGGATTCCTACCGCAAGGATTACGCCGGCGGCCTGCCGGTCAACACCTACCGTTTCTTCGGCCGGGTGGCGCTGTCCATCGGCCGGGCCGCCGCCACCGATGGTGTCGAGGCGGTGGAGACCGAATCCGGCGCCTATCGCCGGCTGGTCCTCGAGAATAACCGGCTGGTGGGCTACGCCAGCGTCGATGAGCCCTTCGACGTGGGCATCATGGGCGAGTTGATCCGCCGTCGGGTGGATTTGAGCGAATGCAAGGACGCCTTCCTGGCCCGACCGGTGGAAACCGGCCGGCGCCTGATGAGCGAGCAGTGGAGGTAAGAATGGGCGCGGCATTCGACAGCATCAGCTTCAAGGCCTCGCTCTGCGACGGCTGCGGCGACTGCATGACGGCCTGTTCCGAGGCCAAGCAGGGCGCATCACGCATCTCCATCGTTCCCGGCGCCAAGGCCGGGAGCTTCGAGACCGCCATCTGCCGCCAGTGCGGCGATCCTAAATGCGTCCAGGTCTGTCCCTCGGGCGCGCTCGACAAGGATGGCGGCAACGGCATCATCGGCTGGGACGCGTCCAAGTGCGTGGACTGCCTGCTGTGCACCGCCGGCTGCTCCTATGGCGGCATCGCGGTGGACCCCAAGGTGGCCCGCGTCGCCAAGTGCGATCAGTGCGACGGCGACCCGGCCTGCGTCAAGGTGTGCCCCACCGGCGCCCTGGAATTCCGCAAGGCGGGCAGCATCTTCAACGAGTACGGCGCCAAGGAGGATTTGTTCGTCCCCGGCCTGTCGGGCTGTCAGGGCTGCAATTCCGAACTGATCATGCGCCACGCCATGCGCAAGATCGGCCGCAACTCGGTGCTGGCCACGCCGCCCGGCTGCATTCCCGGCATGGGCTCGGTGGGCTATAACGGCAAGACCGGCACCAAGGTCCCGGTATTCCACCCGCTGCTGACCAATACCGCCTCCATGCTGTCGGGCATCCGCCGCTATTACGACCGCATCGGCCGCAAGGACATCGTGGTGATGGCCCTGGCCGGCGACGGCGGCACCTCCGATTGCGGCTTCCACGCCGTGTCGGGCGCCGCCGAGCGGGGCGAGAAGGTGCTGTATGTCTGCGTCGACAACGAAGGCTACATGAACACCGGCATGCAGCGCTCGGGCACCACGCCCTACGGCTCGTGGACCTCGACCACCCCGGTGGGCGAGCACATGAAGGGCAAGACCCAGGACGCCAAGAACCTGCCGCTGATCATGACGGCCCACAAGTGCCGCTACGTGGCGACGGCCTCCACCGGCTACATGGAGGACCTCTACGAGAAGCTGGACCGCGCCATCGAGGCGTCGTTCGAGGGCTTCTCCTACCTTCATATCTATTCGCCGTGCCCTACCGGCTGGCGCATTCCGTCGTCCAAGGTGATCGAAGCCTGCCGCATGAGCGTGGACAGCAACTTCAACCCGCTGTGGGAATACACCAACAGCACCGGGTTGCGCTTCACCCACTCGCCGGACAACGCCTATCCCATCACCGAATACGTCAAGATGATCGGCAAGTACCGTCATCTGTCCCCCGACCAGCTCGCCCACATCCAGGCCAAGGTGGACGAGCAGGTTGCGCTGCTCAAGCTGATGGCGGCGGAGTCCCCTCCGCCTCACGCGGCGCACAGGGCTCCGGCCGGATTCTCCACCCCGGCCGGAGCCGAACTGCTTCAGCCCGCCCGGCGGGAAATCGCCAGGAACTGACGTTTAACTCCCCGCTTCGGCGGGGAGTTTTTTTATGGGGGAGATGACGGGCCGGTTGGTTCTAGTTCAGCGTACGTCATATTCGACGCTCGCTGATCTGGGGTTACGCCGCTTTTAACTGGCTGCGGAAAAACCCCGCTTCGCGGCAGGGCTACCGCCCAGACCCGTTCGGAGGCACAGCCTCCGAACCACCAGTTTCTTTTTATTTCAATGGATAAAAACTGAAGGGTTCGGGAAGCCGTGCTTCCCGGCTGGGGGATCGGGGGCAAAAGCCCCCGAAAGGGAGCTTTTCCGCAGCCTGTTAAACGCGGGCGTGCTGCCGGCTCGCTACCCGCGCCAGGCCGGTGATGCCCAGCAAGGTGGCGCCATAGGCCATCAACTGGCCGGCGCTGGGGCGGTCCATGTAGCCCACCAGGGTGTGGAGCAGGCGGCCGCCGATGCTGTTCTCGGGCAGCAGCCACGAAGTGTCCCACAGGGGCTGGTCGGCGATCTCGATCAGCCCGGCGGCCGACAGGTAGGTCACCACCTGGGCGGCCATGCCGGCGGCCAGCAGGGTCACCAGCCAGGTGGTGACGGAAAACAGGTGACGGGCGGGAATGGCCAGCAGGCCGCGATAGAGCAGGATACCGACGGTGACGCCGGCTCCCAGGCCGACGGCGCAACCGGCCACGGTCGCCAGCTTGCCGCCCTCGTCCGAGGCCGACACGCCGAAGATGAACAGGACCGTCTCGGCACCCTCGCGCAGCACGGCGACGCCCACCACCACCGCCAGCACCGACAGGGGACGCGAGCCGACGGTGACCGCGTGGCCGACCCGCTTCATTTCGGCGGCCATTTCGCGGCCGTGGCTGCTCATCCATACGGTGTGCCAGCCCAGCATGACCACCGCCAGTCCGAGGATCGAGGCGTTGAAGACTTCCTGGCCCATGCCCGACAGGGCGTCGGACAGGGCGCCGGCCGAGCCGGCGATGGCCGCCGAGCCCGCCAATCCAGCCAGAACGCCAGTCACCACCCAG
It encodes:
- the padH gene encoding NADH-dependent phenylglyoxylate dehydrogenase subunit epsilon yields the protein MMPEAKYLLVGSSHAALEALRAIRLVDPDGSMAMLTRDERLPYSPTILPYVVSGRSGSDKVLLRDAAFFEANNCTYVPNARAVSLDPKAKAVTLASGEVWRYQSLLIASGAAPAIPPVKGLDGVKYHVLRTLADAEGLRGAMRGAKRAVVLGAGLVGLHAAENLAEAGLSVTVVEMQDHVLPGYFDAKASTRIEEAFTKHGVELKLRRKVVEVSGPAARVTLDDGSVLEADLLLVATGVRPVTDWLEGSGVAVDKGVVVDEIMRTNIDGIWAAGDVAQATDFASGKPALIGIIPTAVEQGKIAGQGMAGDSYRKDYAGGLPVNTYRFFGRVALSIGRAAATDGVEAVETESGAYRRLVLENNRLVGYASVDEPFDVGIMGELIRRRVDLSECKDAFLARPVETGRRLMSEQWR
- a CDS encoding FTR1 family protein, with protein sequence MLASAVIVFREVLEAALIVGIVLAATKGLAGSRRWVVTGVLAGLAGSAAIAGSAGALSDALSGMGQEVFNASILGLAVVMLGWHTVWMSSHGREMAAEMKRVGHAVTVGSRPLSVLAVVVGVAVLREGAETVLFIFGVSASDEGGKLATVAGCAVGLGAGVTVGILLYRGLLAIPARHLFSVTTWLVTLLAAGMAAQVVTYLSAAGLIEIADQPLWDTSWLLPENSIGGRLLHTLVGYMDRPSAGQLMAYGATLLGITGLARVASRQHARV
- the padI gene encoding NADH-dependent phenylglyoxylate dehydrogenase subunit beta; the encoded protein is MGAAFDSISFKASLCDGCGDCMTACSEAKQGASRISIVPGAKAGSFETAICRQCGDPKCVQVCPSGALDKDGGNGIIGWDASKCVDCLLCTAGCSYGGIAVDPKVARVAKCDQCDGDPACVKVCPTGALEFRKAGSIFNEYGAKEDLFVPGLSGCQGCNSELIMRHAMRKIGRNSVLATPPGCIPGMGSVGYNGKTGTKVPVFHPLLTNTASMLSGIRRYYDRIGRKDIVVMALAGDGGTSDCGFHAVSGAAERGEKVLYVCVDNEGYMNTGMQRSGTTPYGSWTSTTPVGEHMKGKTQDAKNLPLIMTAHKCRYVATASTGYMEDLYEKLDRAIEASFEGFSYLHIYSPCPTGWRIPSSKVIEACRMSVDSNFNPLWEYTNSTGLRFTHSPDNAYPITEYVKMIGKYRHLSPDQLAHIQAKVDEQVALLKLMAAESPPPHAAHRAPAGFSTPAGAELLQPARREIARN
- the padG gene encoding NADH-dependent phenylglyoxylate dehydrogenase subunit alpha is translated as MNEISASTAKVIVCDGNEAAAWGACLSRPDMVAVYPITPQSSLVEYLAQFIADGRMDADLMDVEGEHTVLSVLHGAVLAGARTYSATSAQGLAFMFEPYFRTPGLRLPMVVSLVTRDAVSPTCVWGGQQDAMTVKEVGWIHMYCETQQEILDTIPIAYKVAEHPDVMLPVNVNHDGNYLSYGVARVELPEQSVVDAFLGEKQVNWHACLDPERPMAVDPLTGGAGGIGPSMFVKYRKGLCSGMQTALQVIEDAHADWGKRTGRYWSPLIEEYCMEDAEVALVTIGSMTGAAKDAVDEARLGGKKIGLVKIKTFRPFPAARIAQALSKVKAIGVVDRSVNFGWNCGPAFQEVLAALYALPVRIPMMSFIGGLAGADITVEHFAGVVDRTFRLAGGEMATGPVWLNEND